The following are encoded together in the Candidatus Flexicrinis proximus genome:
- a CDS encoding zf-TFIIB domain-containing protein, whose amino-acid sequence MRCPVDGAELVITDRSGVEIDYCPKCRGVWLDRGELDKLIAREVDAGAETYDDFDADTSLITGKRKNDQPPAARQERPLERRSSREEYDDDDRPYDDRTRKGRRKSFLSEIFDIFD is encoded by the coding sequence ATGAGATGTCCTGTCGATGGCGCAGAGCTGGTAATTACCGACCGGAGCGGCGTGGAAATCGATTATTGCCCGAAGTGCCGGGGGGTTTGGCTGGACCGCGGAGAGCTGGACAAGCTGATCGCCCGCGAGGTGGATGCCGGTGCGGAAACCTACGACGATTTCGACGCCGACACGTCGCTGATCACGGGGAAACGCAAAAACGATCAGCCGCCTGCCGCCCGGCAAGAGCGGCCACTCGAACGCCGCAGCAGCCGCGAGGAATACGACGATGACGACCGTCCCTATGACGACCGCACCCGCAAGGGCCGGCGGAAATCGTTCCTGAGCGAGATTTTCGATATCTTCGACTAA
- a CDS encoding Crp/Fnr family transcriptional regulator, translated as MTPNNEARHLSVAIGLPLLGGLSPDEHARVLRHARVFTFLRDQPIFRVGEPATAVYFLLDGLVKVMYGNPRGDESTIAIFQSGDTFGELFLGKYRFRVGTAVALLPTRIASIAENDLIDLFEQIPRFSLNFMRHLADRNREALARMHALMHVDARSRLLGVLYNLSRHHCCGRDDWFELPDAITQSDIATMSCLNRSTVSLLLNDLRRTGILGGSGRTLRVNVPAVHAILEDAGLEILT; from the coding sequence ATGACCCCAAATAACGAGGCGCGCCACTTGTCTGTAGCGATTGGACTACCGCTTCTCGGTGGCTTATCACCGGATGAACACGCGCGCGTGCTGCGACATGCGCGCGTGTTCACATTTCTGCGCGACCAACCCATCTTTCGGGTAGGGGAGCCGGCCACTGCGGTCTACTTCCTGTTGGATGGGCTCGTAAAAGTGATGTATGGCAATCCGCGCGGCGACGAGTCGACCATCGCCATCTTCCAGAGCGGCGATACCTTCGGTGAGTTATTTCTGGGCAAATACCGCTTCAGGGTCGGCACAGCGGTTGCCTTGCTTCCCACACGGATCGCGTCGATCGCAGAAAATGACCTGATCGACCTGTTCGAACAGATCCCGCGTTTCAGCCTTAACTTCATGCGGCACCTGGCCGACCGGAACCGCGAGGCGCTGGCCCGCATGCATGCTCTGATGCATGTCGACGCCCGCTCGCGGCTCCTTGGGGTGCTGTACAACTTGTCGCGGCATCACTGCTGCGGACGCGATGACTGGTTCGAGCTTCCCGATGCGATTACGCAGTCCGACATCGCCACGATGTCGTGCTTGAACCGCAGCACCGTGAGCCTGCTGTTGAACGACCTGCGGCGAACTGGAATTCTGGGGGGCTCAGGGCGGACACTTCGTGTCAACGTCCCTGCCGTGCACGCAATTCTCGAAGATGCCGGCCTCGAAATCCTGACCTGA
- the xylB gene encoding xylulokinase yields MEYVLGLDISTTGAKAILVGNGKIIATHTTPQSVSSPFPLWSEQNPADWWTGTAESIRAVLAESGIDSAAIKAIGVTGQMHGLVMLDAAGRVLRPAILWNDQRTQKQCDEITRAVGAAEIIRITGSRVLTGFTAPKILWVRENEPEVYAQCAHILLPKDYIRYCLTGEHAIDVADASGTSLLDVGARKWSSHVTSALDIPTAWLPSVHEGTEITGTVHAQGAAQTGLVIGTPVVAGGGDQSTAAIGMGLTAPGLVSVTIGTSGVVFAPLESYVYEKNGSVHAFCHAVPGLWHWMGVMLSAAGALQWYRDTLAADVPFDVLVTEAASAPAGSDGLLFLPYLTGERTPHPDPLARGAFVGLTARHTRAHLTRSVLEGVAFGLNDSFTLMREGGVPLPDVARVAGGGARSPLWRQIIADVLGVPVEAAPTTEGSALGAAILAMVGAGWYGTVSAACEAFVGRGDITPTGTERAVYGEHYALYRELYPALKGIYQRLG; encoded by the coding sequence ATGGAATACGTCCTCGGGCTCGACATCAGTACGACCGGCGCAAAAGCGATCCTGGTCGGCAACGGCAAAATCATCGCAACCCATACGACACCGCAATCCGTGTCCTCGCCATTCCCGCTCTGGAGCGAACAGAATCCGGCGGATTGGTGGACAGGCACGGCAGAGTCGATCCGCGCAGTACTGGCGGAAAGTGGAATAGACAGCGCGGCCATCAAGGCGATCGGCGTCACCGGACAAATGCACGGGCTGGTCATGCTCGACGCAGCAGGTCGCGTCCTACGGCCGGCGATCCTGTGGAACGATCAGCGTACGCAGAAACAGTGCGACGAGATCACGCGCGCAGTCGGCGCGGCGGAGATCATCCGCATCACGGGGAGCCGCGTGCTTACCGGGTTCACGGCTCCAAAGATATTGTGGGTACGGGAAAATGAGCCGGAAGTCTACGCACAGTGCGCGCATATCCTGCTGCCGAAAGATTACATCCGCTACTGCCTGACTGGAGAACATGCCATCGACGTCGCGGATGCCAGCGGCACGTCGCTGCTGGACGTCGGCGCGCGTAAGTGGTCGAGCCACGTGACCTCAGCACTGGACATCCCGACCGCGTGGCTGCCCAGCGTCCACGAGGGCACCGAGATTACCGGGACTGTTCACGCGCAGGGGGCCGCGCAGACCGGACTCGTGATCGGGACGCCGGTCGTCGCGGGCGGCGGCGACCAATCGACCGCCGCGATTGGCATGGGGCTAACTGCCCCCGGACTGGTGAGCGTGACCATTGGAACCTCAGGGGTGGTCTTCGCGCCGCTGGAATCCTACGTCTATGAGAAGAACGGCAGCGTGCACGCGTTCTGCCATGCGGTGCCGGGGCTGTGGCACTGGATGGGCGTGATGCTAAGCGCGGCCGGGGCGCTGCAGTGGTACCGCGATACGCTGGCGGCAGATGTGCCGTTTGACGTGCTGGTGACCGAAGCGGCATCCGCGCCGGCAGGCAGCGACGGTCTGCTGTTCCTGCCCTACCTAACCGGCGAACGCACCCCGCACCCCGATCCGCTGGCGCGCGGCGCTTTCGTTGGGCTGACCGCGCGGCACACCCGCGCCCACCTGACGCGCTCGGTGCTGGAAGGCGTCGCATTCGGCCTGAACGACTCGTTTACGCTGATGCGCGAGGGGGGGGTCCCGCTGCCGGATGTCGCGCGGGTCGCGGGGGGGGGCGCACGCAGCCCGTTGTGGCGGCAGATCATCGCGGATGTGCTGGGGGTGCCGGTTGAAGCGGCGCCAACGACAGAAGGCAGCGCGCTGGGGGCGGCGATCCTGGCGATGGTCGGTGCGGGATGGTACGGCACGGTGTCGGCGGCCTGCGAGGCATTTGTCGGGCGGGGCGACATCACGCCGACCGGCACCGAACGGGCGGTTTACGGGGAGCACTATGCGCTGTACCGCGAGCTTTACCCAGCGCTGAAAGGGATTTATCAGCGGCTCGGCTGA
- a CDS encoding glycogen debranching enzyme family protein, producing the protein MLHFPADAARDFDAPVQREWLVTNGIGGYAMGALNGARTRRYHGLLIAALQPPVGRWLMATALRDSLEVGRRQIDLSHVRFKDSAIGSNRRIGFALEGTTPVWCLESHALHLKKRIFMAHGANTTYIRYTLLRASRPVMLRGTVNAVFRDHHAALSHSDEPVARSQVESASVLRVRVTPDAPPLTIAMRGLYAPEALYTRDEYLSVENERGFDHFEDSLAVAAFRTELVPGQSLTIVLSAEREPELDGEWAYQAHREREQALWKQAKIKRAPKALAQLVYSADQFIVKRALADGTPGHSVIAGYPWFGDWGRDTMIALPGLTLATRRYDIARGILTTFARYIDRGMLPNRFPDSGEAPEYNTADATLWYFEAVRAYFAATRDLDTLRTLYPALADIVAHHVNGTRYGIKVDPADGLLRAGEPGENLTWMDAKVDGVVMTPRHGKAVEICALWINALAVMRDFAARLSQPDLYSAGLAQASASFARFWDASRGYLKDVLDPDDATLRPNQLIAAMLPSVPLTTTQLRAIVDECHTRLYTPFGIRTLAPDDPNYHGVFTGDWRTRDSMYHQGPAWSWLLGPFISAHLRAYGDRDAARRLLDSALVGLYDGCAGSVSELFDGDSPHYPRAACAQAWGVAELLRVWRELEA; encoded by the coding sequence CGGCCGATGCAGCGAGAGACTTTGACGCACCAGTGCAGCGCGAATGGCTGGTCACCAACGGCATCGGCGGCTACGCCATGGGGGCGCTGAACGGCGCGCGCACGCGGCGATATCACGGTTTGTTGATCGCCGCGCTTCAGCCGCCGGTTGGCCGCTGGCTGATGGCGACCGCTCTCCGCGACTCGCTCGAAGTCGGCCGCCGGCAGATCGACCTGTCCCACGTCAGGTTCAAGGACAGCGCGATAGGCTCCAACCGCCGGATCGGCTTCGCGCTTGAGGGGACGACACCGGTCTGGTGCCTCGAATCACACGCGCTTCACCTAAAGAAGCGTATCTTCATGGCCCACGGCGCGAATACCACCTATATCCGCTATACACTGCTGCGTGCTTCTCGCCCTGTCATGCTGCGCGGCACTGTCAATGCCGTCTTTCGCGACCATCACGCGGCGCTGAGTCACTCTGATGAGCCGGTTGCTCGGTCGCAAGTAGAGTCCGCTTCCGTTCTGCGCGTGCGCGTCACCCCGGACGCCCCGCCCTTAACCATTGCCATGCGCGGCTTGTACGCGCCGGAAGCCCTCTACACGCGCGACGAATACCTCTCCGTCGAAAACGAGCGCGGCTTCGACCATTTCGAGGACAGCCTCGCCGTCGCGGCTTTCAGGACCGAACTCGTGCCCGGCCAGTCGCTCACCATCGTCCTCAGCGCCGAGCGCGAGCCGGAACTGGACGGCGAATGGGCGTATCAGGCGCACCGCGAACGCGAACAGGCGCTGTGGAAGCAGGCCAAAATCAAGCGCGCACCCAAAGCGCTGGCACAGTTGGTCTACAGTGCCGACCAGTTCATCGTGAAGCGGGCGCTGGCCGACGGCACACCGGGCCACAGCGTGATCGCCGGTTATCCGTGGTTTGGCGACTGGGGACGTGACACCATGATCGCGCTGCCCGGCCTGACGCTGGCGACCCGCAGGTACGACATCGCCCGCGGCATCTTGACCACCTTTGCCCGTTACATTGACCGTGGTATGCTGCCCAACCGCTTTCCCGACAGCGGCGAAGCGCCCGAATACAACACCGCCGACGCGACCCTGTGGTACTTCGAAGCGGTGCGCGCCTACTTTGCCGCGACACGTGATCTGGATACCCTGCGGACGCTCTATCCCGCGCTGGCGGACATCGTCGCGCATCATGTCAACGGCACGCGCTACGGCATCAAGGTCGATCCCGCCGACGGCCTGCTGCGGGCGGGTGAACCGGGCGAAAACCTGACGTGGATGGACGCCAAAGTCGACGGCGTCGTGATGACGCCGCGCCACGGCAAAGCTGTCGAAATCTGCGCGCTCTGGATCAATGCGCTGGCCGTCATGCGCGACTTCGCGGCACGTCTTAGCCAGCCTGATCTTTACTCGGCGGGGTTGGCGCAGGCATCGGCCAGTTTCGCGCGTTTTTGGGATGCTAGCCGGGGCTACCTGAAGGACGTCCTCGACCCCGACGATGCAACCCTGCGTCCGAACCAGTTGATCGCCGCGATGCTGCCGTCCGTGCCGCTCACGACCACCCAGTTGCGCGCCATCGTCGATGAGTGCCACACAAGACTCTATACGCCCTTTGGCATCCGGACGCTTGCGCCGGACGACCCGAATTATCACGGTGTTTTCACAGGGGACTGGCGCACGCGCGACTCTATGTACCACCAGGGACCGGCATGGAGCTGGCTCCTCGGCCCGTTTATCAGCGCGCACCTGCGCGCCTATGGCGATCGGGATGCCGCGCGACGCTTGCTTGACTCGGCGCTGGTAGGCCTGTATGACGGCTGCGCCGGCAGTGTGAGCGAGCTGTTCGACGGGGACTCTCCTCACTATCCGCGCGCGGCCTGTGCTCAGGCCTGGGGTGTCGCGGAACTGCTGCGCGTCTGGCGCGAACTCGAAGCGTGA
- a CDS encoding DUF1440 domain-containing protein, producing MSTKAQHVQPLALNRTVINGIIGGVIGGIVFGMLMAMMGMLPMVGMLIGQDSAVVGFVVHMAISAAFGAAYGFAAPRLPLRSWVSAAVAGIGYGIILWVAGALILMPLMLGMNEMILQIGQMQLNSLMGHVIFGVVLAAIYKTLLERG from the coding sequence ATGTCCACTAAAGCTCAGCACGTTCAACCCCTCGCGCTCAACCGGACGGTGATCAACGGCATAATCGGCGGAGTGATCGGCGGTATCGTCTTCGGCATGTTGATGGCAATGATGGGAATGCTGCCAATGGTCGGCATGCTGATCGGCCAGGATAGCGCGGTCGTTGGGTTTGTCGTACACATGGCGATCAGCGCGGCATTTGGCGCCGCATACGGCTTCGCCGCGCCGCGGCTTCCGCTTCGCAGTTGGGTAAGCGCTGCCGTCGCGGGCATTGGTTATGGGATCATCCTTTGGGTAGCCGGCGCATTGATCCTCATGCCGCTCATGTTGGGTATGAACGAAATGATCTTGCAGATTGGGCAGATGCAGCTCAACAGTCTGATGGGCCATGTCATTTTTGGTGTGGTCCTTGCCGCGATCTATAAGACGTTGCTTGAGCGCGGGTAA